CACTTCCGAGATCGAGGGCGTCCCCTCGTCGCCCTCGTCTCGCCCTCCCGCTTCGGCGTCCGATCCCTCAGTTTCGCCCTCCGCTGTGTCCACTGAATTGCTTTCTCGGACGTCCTCGGGATCGCTTTCCGCTGTGCCTTCGGTGTCGTCGGCTCCGTTTCCGTGTTCGCCTGCAACGGCTTCGTCCGACTCGTTAGCGCCGACAGCGGACTCGTCGGTGCGTACGTCCGCGACGGCTTCGCCTTCCGCGTCGTCGACACCGGAACCTGCTGCCGCGCCGTCATCCGCGTCGCCCGTCGACGTGTACGCCTCGACGACGGCGTCGACGGCCGCGGCGGCGGATACTTCGTCGACCTCTTCGCCGGCCGCGGCATCTCCGTGGCCCTCGTCACCGCCATCGTCCACGGCGTCCCCGTGGCCCTCAACACCGCCACCGTCCCCGTGGCTCTCGATGGCCCCCGTACCCGCCGCGCCCGTGACGTCGTTGGCCTCGTCGAGGAACGCCCCGACGTCGGTCAGCGCGACCGAGTTCACCTTCCAGATGTCTTCGAGCGTCGATTCGAGCTCCGCGCGGGAGGCGTCGGCGACGAAGATGACGAAGTCACCCTCGAAGTCGCCCTCGGCGATGCAGTTCAGGTTCGGCTCCGCGCCGACGACCGCGAGATCGTCGGGGAGGCCGCTGACGAACAGCCCGCCGTCGACCCCCTTCATATCCCCCGCGTCGAGTTCGATGCGGGCGTGATAGAGGTGGCTCGCGTTCGCGAGTGCGGGATCGTCGGCGTCGAGGACGTCAGTCGCCCGATCCAGCGCCTCGTGGTTGCTCGGCTCCGCCGACGTGGAGGCCGAACCCGTCGACGTGGAAGTCGAGTCGTCGCTGGCGGACGCGTCCGTCTCGGCCGACTCGGCCGAGCCGCCTCGTTCCGCTTCGACCGACCCCGTTGCGGTTTCAGGTTCTGCGGCCGCGCGAAGCGACTCGACGAGATCGCTCGGGTCGCGACGGGACTCGCCGTGGGATTCGATCTCGCGGAGGATGTCCAGAATCTCGTCCATCCCGTCGAAGACCAGATCCATCCGCTCGGTCGTGACCTCGATCTCGTCGTTCCGGACCGCATCGAGTAGGTCTTCGACGGCGTGCGCGACGGTCGCGGCGTTGTCGAACCCCATCGCGCCGAAGTTCCCCTTCAGGGTGTGTGCCTGTCGGAAGATGTCGTCGATCGCCTCCGCGTCCTCGGGGTTCGCCTCCAGATCCAGAAGGGAGTTGTTCAACTGGGTGATGCTCTCTTCGGACTCGGTGATGAATTCCTGGTATAGTTCGTCGTCCATACTCACTCCTCCTCCGCGAAGAACTCCAGCGCGCTCGGTGCGACGTCTCCGGCGGCCGCGACGACGTCGACGCAGCCGGTCTCGATGGCTCGTCGCGGCATTCCGAAGATCGCCGAGGTCGTCTCGTCCTGTGCGACGGTGTACCCACCGCTGCGAGCGATCCGGCGCATTCCGTCGACGCCGTCGCGGCCCATCCCGGTGAGGAGGACGCCGCACAGCGGGCCGTCGACTGTCTCGACGGTCGACGCCATCGTCAGATCGATGGCGGGACGGACGCCGTGGATCTGCTCGGTCTCGGTCAGTTCGAGCTTGAGCCGCCCGTTCCTGTCACTCGTGGTGAGGAGGTGCTTGCCGCCCGGAGCGACGCGCGCCTCGCCGGCCTCGATCTGTTCACCGGATGCCGCCTCCCGGACGGCGTACGCCGACCGCTCGTCGAGTCTGGCCGCGAACCGCTCCGTGAACCCCTCGGGCATGTGCTGGACGACGAGAACGCGGAGGTTCGCCGCTCTCGGCAGCTCGGAAACGACGCGTTCGACGACGTTCGGCCCGCCGGTCGACGCGCCGACGACGAGCGTCCCGACGTCCGGATAGCACCGTTTCGAGTCGCGAGTGGAGGTCGGAGTCGGCTCTCGATCGGCCGCCGAAGCCGTTGTGGCTTCACGCGCGGTCGTCGATCCGTTCGTCGGAGGGGACCGCTCTGCGTCTCTCGTCGATCGCGCACCGGTCGATGACCGCGCCCCGGCGGACGACGCGCCGCCGGGTTCGGCGGTTCCGACCGATCCAGCGCGTGCGTCGGCCGACGCGGACGATCGATGGGGCGCGGCGGCGCGAGCGTCCGCAGAGAGGTCGACGCGGGCGGCGGATTCGACCTTCTCGACGAGTTCCTGCTTCACGCGGGGCATCGACGAGGTGACCTCGCCGCCGGGCTTGGTGACGAAGTCGACCGCGCCGCGGTCCAGCGCCTCGAAGGTCACGTCGGCGTCTTCCTCGGTGTGAGCCGACAGCATCAGAACGGGCGTCGGATGTTCGCGCATAATCGCGTCGACCGCTTCGAGGCCGTTCATCGACGGCATCTCGATGTCCATCGTGACGACGTCCGGGTCGCGTTCGCAGACCGCTTCGACCGCCTCGGACCCGTTTTTCGCCTCGCCGATGACGTCGACGCCGCCGTCTTCGAGGAGGTTCCGAATCAGCGTCCGCATAAACCGTGAGTCGTCGACGACGACCGCCCGCGTGGATCCGTCGCTCTCCCCGGACCCAGAGGCCGCGCTCATCGCCCGTCGCCCCCGTCTTGGTCGCCGCGGTCCGCGTCCTCGGCGACGCATTCGCACCCACGCATCTCTATCCGACCATCCAGTCTAGGGGACTTAAGCGCTCGCCGGCGAAAATCAGCCGTGATAATAGCGTGAGTACATTTATTGTCGATCTGTCCGGCTGAACAGACAACACCGGCGGCCGCGGGAGGTCGCCGGCGACACCACTATGGCGCAGAATCAAACCGTGGCGGCGGGCCAATCCGACTCGGCCGCCACAGACGACGACGCCACCGCCCGCCAGATGCAGGTCCTCGAATTCGAGCTGGGAGAGGAAACGTACTGCGTCGACATCGACTACGTCTCCGAGATCGTCGACCGCGGGTCGCTCACGTCGGTTCCGAACGCACCCCCGTACGTCGAAGGCGTGATGGACCTCCGGGGGAGAACCACCTCGATCGTCAACCCGAAAACCCTGTTGAACGTCGATAATACCAGCGAGGCGAGCCGGATCGTCATCTTCGATGCGAAACAGTTCGCCGACGCGGCCGCGGTCGGTTGGCTCGTCGACGAGGTCGACCAAGTGATCCGCGTTTCGATGGACGATGTCGAGGAGCCGCCGATGGAACACGGCGACTTCATCGAGGGGATCGTCCGCCGCGACGACGACCTCGTCGTGTGGATCTCACCGACGAAAACCGCGACCTCGGAAGGCGCGTAGTCGACGGGGGACGGCGTCTCTCAGACAGTGAACGGCGTCTCGTCGACGGACCCGATTCTCTCACCACTGGACTGTTCTGCACGTCATCACCGAGCCGTCCCGAGGACGATCAACACTCCGACGACGACGCAGCCACCGGCAACGACGAATGCCGGGAGGTAGCCGAATCCGTCGGCGATCGCGCCGCCGACGACGCTGCCGATACCGCCGCCGAGGCTGCCGATCGCCGTGTACATCCCGAGCGCTTCCGCGCGGGCCGACGCGGGCGCGAGTCGGGAGACGAGCCCGGTGGCGGTGACTGCGATGACCGCCCACGAGCCCCCGATCGCGAGAAAGAGCGCGACGACGACGAGCAGGCCCGCCGGCGGTGCGACGGCCGCACCGGTGACGGCGACGACCGGGAACGCGCCCGCGCGAAACAACAGCGCGCCGGCTTGGAGTCGGAACGGGTCGTAGGTCGTCGCCGCCGTCCCCGCGGCCGCGTACGTCGCCGCCGAGGCCGCCGCACTCGCGATGAACAGCGCGAACACCTCGTCGGTCGCGTAGCCCGCGTCGACGAGATACGCCGGAAGCGGACCGAAGAACGCCGAAAACCCGGCGAAGAAGACGGTCGCCGCGAGGAGATAGCGGAGCAGCGTTCCGGAGAACCTGTCTCGCAGGCGTGAAAGCACGCCCGCGGTCGGCTTCCGCTGGCCGGTTAGCCCGCGCGCGATCTCCCGGAGCGCCCAGTACATTCGTCCGGGACCGAACGGGACGGCCCACGTGGCGCGGGTCGCCATCCCGTTGGTAAAGGGGAACCGTCTGGCGAGTCGCCGAAACCGCTGCTCGGAGATCTGCGTCGGCTCGGGGTACCGGAGCAAGACGACCGCGACGCCGCCGAGTGTGACGACCGCACTGGCGACGAAAAACAGGCGCTTCGACGCGAGCGCCGGGAGGGCGAATCGCGCTCCGACGACTGTCGACCACGCGCCACCGACGACGAGTCCGACCAGCCAGCCGTACCCCTGAAAGTGGTTCAAGCGACCGAACCGCCGCGGCCACGTCGACGGTTCGTAACCCTCCACGACGATGACGTTCAAGACGGGTGCGGCGGCGGCAACGACGAACCACAGCGCCGCGTTGGCGACGAGTACCGTCCACGGCGACGAGAGGAACGGAAGCCCGAGAAAGACGGCCGCCGAGAGCCCGAGCGCGACGACGACGAACGGCCGCCGACGTCGCGCTCGCGTGACGAGTCGACCCCAGAGAATCGCGCCGGGGACGCCCGCGAACGCGGCCGTCGCGGCGATGAGACTGACGACGAGCGCGCCGGCCCCGAGATCGATCGC
This DNA window, taken from Halobellus sp. LT62, encodes the following:
- the cheB gene encoding chemotaxis-specific protein-glutamate methyltransferase CheB; the encoded protein is MSAASGSGESDGSTRAVVVDDSRFMRTLIRNLLEDGGVDVIGEAKNGSEAVEAVCERDPDVVTMDIEMPSMNGLEAVDAIMREHPTPVLMLSAHTEEDADVTFEALDRGAVDFVTKPGGEVTSSMPRVKQELVEKVESAARVDLSADARAAAPHRSSASADARAGSVGTAEPGGASSAGARSSTGARSTRDAERSPPTNGSTTAREATTASAADREPTPTSTRDSKRCYPDVGTLVVGASTGGPNVVERVVSELPRAANLRVLVVQHMPEGFTERFAARLDERSAYAVREAASGEQIEAGEARVAPGGKHLLTTSDRNGRLKLELTETEQIHGVRPAIDLTMASTVETVDGPLCGVLLTGMGRDGVDGMRRIARSGGYTVAQDETTSAIFGMPRRAIETGCVDVVAAAGDVAPSALEFFAEEE
- a CDS encoding chemotaxis protein CheW; this translates as MQVLEFELGEETYCVDIDYVSEIVDRGSLTSVPNAPPYVEGVMDLRGRTTSIVNPKTLLNVDNTSEASRIVIFDAKQFADAAAVGWLVDEVDQVIRVSMDDVEEPPMEHGDFIEGIVRRDDDLVVWISPTKTATSEGA
- a CDS encoding chemotaxis protein CheA: MDDELYQEFITESEESITQLNNSLLDLEANPEDAEAIDDIFRQAHTLKGNFGAMGFDNAATVAHAVEDLLDAVRNDEIEVTTERMDLVFDGMDEILDILREIESHGESRRDPSDLVESLRAAAEPETATGSVEAERGGSAESAETDASASDDSTSTSTGSASTSAEPSNHEALDRATDVLDADDPALANASHLYHARIELDAGDMKGVDGGLFVSGLPDDLAVVGAEPNLNCIAEGDFEGDFVIFVADASRAELESTLEDIWKVNSVALTDVGAFLDEANDVTGAAGTGAIESHGDGGGVEGHGDAVDDGGDEGHGDAAAGEEVDEVSAAAAVDAVVEAYTSTGDADDGAAAGSGVDDAEGEAVADVRTDESAVGANESDEAVAGEHGNGADDTEGTAESDPEDVRESNSVDTAEGETEGSDAEAGGRDEGDEGTPSISEVKSVRVDVDQLDELHSLVEQLVTSRIKLRQAMDTDETAGKDTIDELDKISSNLQDTVMDMRLIPLKKVFDKFPRLVRDLAREEDKKVRFSVEGQDIELDRTILDEISDPLMHVLRNAVDHGIESPDERVAAGKSRTGSIELRAEREHDTVVITVEDDGGGIDADAIREKAAENGIRSREELAELPDEEVYDFVFHPGFSTNDEITDVSGRGVGMDVVKTTVESLDGSVNVDSTLGEGTSISIRLPVTVAIIKVLFVRIDDREFGVPIKYIDEISRQQRIQRVDGAEVVVHEDHIFPLIRLREALSLESESKDGGMIVRVRPADRQVALRCDGVARQEEVVVTPLQGPLKGTEGLSGTAVVGDGNVVPILDINSLSIPERGKQARRQWIPPEDENVEAEGAAD
- a CDS encoding MFS transporter codes for the protein MSERGAESGDATTAEPTPAGAADGGIDGNGDGDGDVGGSGGDVGGSDGDAHRTDGWLYGWAMGYAAVGAASLLVPLYAIDLGAGALVVSLIAATAAFAGVPGAILWGRLVTRARRRRPFVVVALGLSAAVFLGLPFLSSPWTVLVANAALWFVVAAAAPVLNVIVVEGYEPSTWPRRFGRLNHFQGYGWLVGLVVGGAWSTVVGARFALPALASKRLFFVASAVVTLGGVAVVLLRYPEPTQISEQRFRRLARRFPFTNGMATRATWAVPFGPGRMYWALREIARGLTGQRKPTAGVLSRLRDRFSGTLLRYLLAATVFFAGFSAFFGPLPAYLVDAGYATDEVFALFIASAAASAATYAAAGTAATTYDPFRLQAGALLFRAGAFPVVAVTGAAVAPPAGLLVVVALFLAIGGSWAVIAVTATGLVSRLAPASARAEALGMYTAIGSLGGGIGSVVGGAIADGFGYLPAFVVAGGCVVVGVLIVLGTAR